The sequence TCATTCTTCGTTAATGGATCAAATTATTGAACCCTTTGGTGAGTCGTTGCAGTCTATGACATTTGGCGACCCACAAACGACTCTAATTTCATCACTAACCGGGGCTCCGCTAGCAAATCAATCCGGATATAGCATTGAGTATTGGCAACAACAGCTTCGCCAACCCACTCAATTTGAAAAATCAATGCGCTATTTAGAATCAAAAGACTGTCAGATTTATATAGAAATTGGGCCAAGGCCCATTTTGACCGGCATGGCTCAAAAATTTATGAGTGGAAAAAATTCTCAGTGGTTAACGCTGAATGATTTGAATTCGTTTGCAATGGGCATTCTGAAACTTTCCCAATTGAAACTATTTAATCGCGATCCACTGATCACATCGACAAGCATTCAGTTACCACAAACTATCATGAAGAAAAATGCCTATTTTATTTCTGGAGAAACTATGATTAAAAAGCAAACTTCTACTGTCGATGGAACTTTGATTAAATTAGTCGAAATTATTGCCACCACCATGAGAGTCAATCCTGACGATGTGAACGTTGATGAGTCTCTGATTGATTTGGGTGCAGATTCATTGGTATTGCTAAATGCAGTACAAATTATCAAAGATACCTACAATGTTACCATTCCAATTTCTGAGGTATTCAAAGACTTAAATACCTTACGTAAAATCGCCCATTTCATCGTTGATCAGACACCCGCAGATACGACAAGTTCTGCGCAGACTCAAGCGTCTGGCACCGCAGTGCCTTTAGCGCCTCTGAGTAAGTCTCTGAACTCAGCTCCTCTAGTATTGAATGGGGATTTAGTTTCGCTATTAAATAATCAACTATCCCTAATGCAGAATCAAATTCAGTTGATTCGAAATCAATCTCAATCCATCAATACTTCAACAGCTTCAGTTCCTCCAACAAAATCGGTAGAAGCAAAAACTGAAATCGATAGTCTTGGGAATGAACAAAGGGGAGTCCTAGGAAATTTTAAATCGTTCGTTAATAAAGAAAAAACGGACGATGACCAGCTAGCAAAAAAGGTGTTCTTGCAAAAGACAATTACGTCCGTAACCCAGATGACTCAAAAAACTAAAAAACATGTGCAAACCTATAGAAAGCAACTTGCTGACAATCGCGTTAGTGCGAGATTTCGTCCTAATACCAAAGAAATGATTTACCCCATTCATTGTTACAAGGCTAAAGGAAGTCAGTTTATCGATATTGATGGCAATACGTTTACTGATTTTACAATGGGTTTTGGCGTAAATCTATTTGGCCACTCTCCCGATTTTTTAGATCAAGCAATGAAAGAGCAATTTGAACTTGGTGTCTGCGTAGGACCACAGTCTCATCTAGCCGGCTTAGTTGCAGAATTATTTTGTGAACTAACTGGTCTTGAGCGGGTTGCATTTGTGAACTCAGGTACCGAGGCAGTAATGACGGCTATTCGACTCGCACGCGCGGCAACAGGCAAAAGTAAGATTGCTATTTTTGACGGTTCCTATCACGGGCACTTTGATGGTGTACTAGCAAAAGGAACTAAAAATATCACGTCCATGCCTGTAGCGGCTGGAATTACTCAAAATATGGTAAATGATATTGTCGTGTTAGAGTACGGAAACCCTAAATCATTGCAAGTTATCCTCGAACGCGCACACGAACTGGCGGCGGTCCTTGTAGAACCAGTTCAGAGCCGATTTCCTGAATTGCAACCTATCGAGTTTTTAAAAGAAATTCGAACAATCACGGAAGCTAACAGTATTGCCTTTATCTGGGATGAAGTTATCACCGGCTTCAGAATCGCTCCCGGTGGCGCTCAAGAGCATTTTGGCATCAAGGCTGATCTAGCTGCCTATGGAAAAATTCTTGGCGGTGGAATGCCTATTGGTGCTATCGGTGGATCCAGTAAATATTTAGATTTTATTGATGGTGGTCATTGGGAATTTGGCAACGATAGTTACCCCCAGAACGAAATGACATTCTTTGCCGGTACTTTTAGCAAACACCCATTAGCCATGGCCACAGCCTATGCAACACTAATGAAGTTGAAAATTGAGGGTAAGACCATTATTCAAGACCTGAACAAGAAGTCTAATGACCTAGTGAAGGCATTGAATATTGTATTTGAAACACGTGGCCTAGATATCAAAGTCTATAATTTTGGAACTCTATTTAGATTTAAAGGAAGTTTGAATTTAGACTTATTATTTGCGAAGCTGCTCGAAAAAGGATTTTACATCTGGGAAGGCCGAAATTGCTTTCTGTCGACTGCTCATACGGATCAAGATTTAAAAATGTTTGTCGAAGCAGTCAAACAGAGCTGTATCGAAATTCAGGCTGCTCAGTTTTATCCCGTAGTCACTCAAACCACAAACAGTACTGAGGCTCAGGCCTCTAAAAGTGAAATCCAAATTACTCCATTTCAAAAACGATTTTTGGATTTGGAAAAGCAAGGAGGCGCTACTGCAAACAATATTTGCGTCAGCGCTAAAGTAAAAGGATTTCTGGATGTCTCAAAGCTGCAGCAAGCTATTGAGTATATTACTGAACGTCGCGATATATTTAATTGGAGTTATTCTTCGGAATCAGGAAAGCAATTCTTTCAGTCTTCCACTAAGCCGGTCGATTTTGAATTTATTAACTTGCGATCGATAGATCGTCCTTGGAAGATTTTAGATAAGCAGCTCAACGAGTTGTCGAAAACAAAGTTCGATTTGGAAAAACAGTCTCCGATGTTAGTCAAAGTTTTCGATGTGGTCGAAGAAACGCATTTAATGGCGATTGTCGTTCATCATATGGCCTTTGATGGCTGGTCGATGACATTGTTTTTTGAAGATTTGGCTACGGTCTACAATTCATTATTAAAAAATACTGAACCACATTTGAGACCGGCTTTTAGTTTTCAAGAATTATTGCAAATTAAACAAGTGATTCCAAAAATATCAGAGGACATATTACTCCATAAATATCTCGGAAAAGAACCCAATTTGTTATTTGCGGCTAGCCAACAGCAGCCTGATTTTTCAGGTGAACGTATCGTATTTGATATTGAGCTTAAAGTTTTTGAAGCTCTGAAGCGTTGGTGTAAACAAAATAAAGTAACCCCTTTTATGCTGTTATTTGCAGGGTTTGCTAAAGTTCTTATGGAAGAATTTGAAAAGAATTTTTTAACTCTGGCTATCCCAGCTGCTAATCGCGATATCAAAGGAACGGAAGTTATGTATGGAAATTGCGCTAACTTGGTACCGGTCACGCTTGATAACAGCGACGAATCGATTCTAAAGTTTGTATCGCAAGTGAAAAATAGAATGATTGAAGGATACCAAACTATGTCTTGGCCTTACGAGCTATTAAAAGACAAGACCGGGCCGCTTTTTGATGTATATTTTAATTTAGAACCCACTTCTGATCTGCCTGCGTTTGAAGATGCATCACTTCTGATACATCCTTTTGTAATTAGTTCATCGGAATTTCCGCTAATGTTAAACGTTACAGATTTTGAACATTACTATCACTGTGAAATTGATTTCCAAAAGAGCCAAATTACCGACGATCGAGTGTTGAAAATTGTCGACTCACTGAGAAGGAAACTTCGCGAGGAATTAGTAACGAAGGTTCAAAGCGATAAAGTAAATCAAAGCTAAAAGTTTGTTTGACAATGTAGGAAATGATTGTCAAAGACGCTTCCTATTAAAATTTCATCTTTAGATGCTCGCAGGGCCACACTGCTGGCCGCGATTTCCGAGCCATCATCTTGGTAGACTATTTTTAAGTTAGTTAAGTCCCTGGATATTTGCATTACCGCGGATGGAGATTTGAATTCGCGATGGTCACGCATTTTTTTCAGATCCAATAGCTTGGGATGCCCGGCCCCATATAAAAACTCTCCATCGAAAGTTAAATTGTCAATGCCATGGGGACTTTCAACTGTCGATAAAAGCTTAAGCTTATCGGAAACCCATTGAAATGAATGAACCTTATGCCCTAACATCTCGGTTACATATACAATTGAAGCAGAACTATCATAAACTATTCCATTTGCAAAAAATAATTGAGAGGCTTTCTCCCGATACTCCCCTGCCTTATAATGCCAAACGGAACCTGTGGCCTGGCGAGTGTATTGCTGAATGCGTATTTTTTGTGGATCTTTTGTATTGAAATCCCGCGTATATAAGAATTCATCTTCGCCCAATAAAGCGATATCGTTGCCTGCCAACAAATTAATGTTTGAAAAACTTTTGATCCACTTTAGCTGCCGTGTATCGGGGTAAAAATGGAAATACTCAATTCGTGTTTCCGTCGAAGAACTTTGATTAACAACAGCTATTAAAAAATACGTACCGATTTTAAGTACTGACAATCCATGAGGAAAGAATTCAACGAGTGCACCCTCTGTTTTGATGTCTAAAATCTTATTTTCTAACAAGTCATAGAAAAATAGTGCACCAGCGACTCTGTTTTTTTCCCGCCTAGAGTCCGCACTAATAAGAATATACGGCGTCCCCTCTAGTACCGCCATGTCTTCTGGCCCTGGTAACGATTCCACGGCATGACAGGATTTAAGGTGGATAGACTGGAGAGTCTTAAAGGCACCAGCATCCCAAAGTAACTGGAGTGCGTAGGCACCGATAACAAGCACTATAATACTGATAGGTATAGCAATTGTCTTAGCATTCACTGTCGATCTCTCTTTGCACTAGAAACCGTTTTACCTTCAATGTGGTGGTCATTGGGAGGGGTGTCGAACGAAATAGAAATTCCTGGGGTCGTTTAAATGCAGCAAGACTTTGAGAAGACTGTACTAATGATTG comes from Deltaproteobacteria bacterium and encodes:
- a CDS encoding aminotransferase class III-fold pyridoxal phosphate-dependent enzyme; this encodes MIKTLNRIEICDLILAEIRVCIPKFASDDISFDKGFLEMGIESLQAVNIVDGLAQKLIIPLDVTVLFDKPNLNALTDYILETLVAREMKASQSSGQNTKLSKTIFEVKDLTPTQEPLAIIGMSGRFPGADTIQDYFSLLSNGVCAVKKQKHNRWSSNPDDSINFFGAINGIEMFAADVFGISDLEAKAMDPQQRLLLEEVWNALEDAGVSPLSVRGSETGVYIGISSHDYSYKIDSIAQKNIFSITGNSQSIAANRISYFFDLKGPSLSIDTACSSSLVALDSAVKALQNKEINMAIVGGVNLLLKSDLSQAFKDATMLAPDGLCKTFSADANGYVRGEGVGIVILKRKSDASNSNYRIYADVLSVAVNQDGKSSSLTAPNGSAQEKVILQALRRAQLNSNDIVFHEAHGTGTSVGDPIEGLALERVHQERDISKPLLISSAKTNIGHLEAAAGVAGLIKVALSIYHRTLFPSLHFKKISPLLENKILHLKIITKTEKLSSDQKMIGSVSSFGFGGTNSHAILSESFANSNSSSSLEKFSNPLPSYAFGGFSSNDKTVLLDNLKVLRAHLANQSWEGVHQILKATLNQRMDLPEQTLFMGTSKEDVLRTIDDLLAGNVNSQYRLATKPKPNLKVALLFTGQGSQFTGMFEELYRNQNEFKKLVDSILLRAQKYFPLNLIQVWLDTNLKNELKQTNYSQIILFACEYALAEILTVSYQLKVDYVFGHSLGEIIAAANSGSMKLDTAIELVCRRGWFMRNTPKGSMLAIFSSLEKTLKILKDSNLSLDLAANNGPELQIISGQTESIEAIQSILTAAGIRNQLLEVDQAFHSSLMDQIIEPFGESLQSMTFGDPQTTLISSLTGAPLANQSGYSIEYWQQQLRQPTQFEKSMRYLESKDCQIYIEIGPRPILTGMAQKFMSGKNSQWLTLNDLNSFAMGILKLSQLKLFNRDPLITSTSIQLPQTIMKKNAYFISGETMIKKQTSTVDGTLIKLVEIIATTMRVNPDDVNVDESLIDLGADSLVLLNAVQIIKDTYNVTIPISEVFKDLNTLRKIAHFIVDQTPADTTSSAQTQASGTAVPLAPLSKSLNSAPLVLNGDLVSLLNNQLSLMQNQIQLIRNQSQSINTSTASVPPTKSVEAKTEIDSLGNEQRGVLGNFKSFVNKEKTDDDQLAKKVFLQKTITSVTQMTQKTKKHVQTYRKQLADNRVSARFRPNTKEMIYPIHCYKAKGSQFIDIDGNTFTDFTMGFGVNLFGHSPDFLDQAMKEQFELGVCVGPQSHLAGLVAELFCELTGLERVAFVNSGTEAVMTAIRLARAATGKSKIAIFDGSYHGHFDGVLAKGTKNITSMPVAAGITQNMVNDIVVLEYGNPKSLQVILERAHELAAVLVEPVQSRFPELQPIEFLKEIRTITEANSIAFIWDEVITGFRIAPGGAQEHFGIKADLAAYGKILGGGMPIGAIGGSSKYLDFIDGGHWEFGNDSYPQNEMTFFAGTFSKHPLAMATAYATLMKLKIEGKTIIQDLNKKSNDLVKALNIVFETRGLDIKVYNFGTLFRFKGSLNLDLLFAKLLEKGFYIWEGRNCFLSTAHTDQDLKMFVEAVKQSCIEIQAAQFYPVVTQTTNSTEAQASKSEIQITPFQKRFLDLEKQGGATANNICVSAKVKGFLDVSKLQQAIEYITERRDIFNWSYSSESGKQFFQSSTKPVDFEFINLRSIDRPWKILDKQLNELSKTKFDLEKQSPMLVKVFDVVEETHLMAIVVHHMAFDGWSMTLFFEDLATVYNSLLKNTEPHLRPAFSFQELLQIKQVIPKISEDILLHKYLGKEPNLLFAASQQQPDFSGERIVFDIELKVFEALKRWCKQNKVTPFMLLFAGFAKVLMEEFEKNFLTLAIPAANRDIKGTEVMYGNCANLVPVTLDNSDESILKFVSQVKNRMIEGYQTMSWPYELLKDKTGPLFDVYFNLEPTSDLPAFEDASLLIHPFVISSSEFPLMLNVTDFEHYYHCEIDFQKSQITDDRVLKIVDSLRRKLREELVTKVQSDKVNQS